ATTGTCTCTTTAGAAGGAAAACTATGAACacataaaatgtatttaacgctgcttttgagatttttgatttttgacttttgatttttgattttttaaaaaaagagccTAACATAGACCACACAACGTCAGATGGGGAGGGACGCTAATGGAGAACTGAGCGACGACTGGTATTACTCTTCTTCGATTGATTACACCAAAAACATTTCTCATGATACCCACCCAAAATGTATGTGTCCATcctgagtaatgttagaagttcTTCATATATCATtcgtgtccctctaaaaatgaagtaacttttaaaattaccatcgAATTTGTGATTaataactattaaattttaatcaaatgatgattttaaaagccacctcattgtTGGATAGAGATATGAgaacttttagaattactcgtcCAACTCACGCAGGTGAAAATGGCATTAGATTAACCGATAAAATTTGCACTATAATTTCACCTGGTGGTGGAATGTGATAACGATTCCTTCCTAGTTCCTACAGTAAAGAAACAATACATACAGTATTCATTTTGAGGATCACAAACGTTGTCTACCAAGTACACCCATGTGAGAGTACGTTGTTGAGGCTTCAAAAGCTTCCTGTTCCATGCAAGTAATTGAGTTGGTCACTTGTTTCCTATATCCACTAATCCTCACCAGCTTATGGAGTCCAAAAGCTGTAACTGAACCTCAGGAACTGAACTTTctctttttattgcttttcactTGTGTATCAGAACATATCATGAAGATTCATATGAGAAGACAGTCGTGGAAGAGAGGAGAAGATTTTGATGCTTTACAGATATGAGACGTTAACGTCGAACCAGTTATCTGAAGGGTTCAACTGGTGCAGACTCTTCAAGAAATGCTGCAGCCTCAAAACATTCAGCGGCTTCTAGAGATGATGATGCAGTACCCTTGGCTTTATAAAATAAACCGAGATTATACCACGCCGAATGATTCGTTCTGTCGAGCCGCAACGCGTTCATCAGTAAGCTTCGCACAACTGCATGTGATTGGTTACCAAGCTGTCTGAGAACCACAGCTGTGGATATCAAGCTTGGAACATGGGTGGGATCAATATCCAAAGCATATATGAAAGCTTTTAGAGCTGCTTTGTAGAGGCCCTTTGCTTCATAAAGTACGCCTGTAAAGTCAAGTAAGTATTTCAACAGGAGGCCCCAGCCAAAACCATCCAGGCAAAGGGCAGACTGAAAAGGTGTAACACAAAAGAAATGTTTAAGAAGCCTTTTTCTCTCAGTTAAAGATTCTGAGCATACAGCAACAGTCAATGAATTTGTTTTCCCCAATATCAACTGAATAGTTTAAAACAAAAGGCAGAATGAAAAGGTGCAAATTGGCAAGCCCTACAAGTCAGTGAAGTCATTTTATAGCAACTAAACCAAGATCCCAGCAACCAAGCAGCAATCTAAcagtttttaattgaaaaagaatGGTGTTTGGGAGGATGGTGTTGTGGCTTGGATAGAAAGCccccaaaaacaacaaaagctaATTCATGGATCTATAGCAtgcaatacaaaacaaatgaatggcaattttttttattttttttaggtttcccaatgaaacaaaaacataaatgaaAATAGAGGAGATATTATATACTCCTAGTCTCTCAAATATCCTATGCAAAAACAACTGACCAATACCGAATGGGCACCCAGTTGAATAGAAATCTtatataacaatatttttttggtcttttcctCAAAAATAGCCATTATCAAAACTTCAGAAACTACAAAAGTAGGCaacctcacaaaaaaaaaaaggagcaaatAAGGGTCTGCCAAAACTTGGAGAATATGAaataaacaaattgaaaaatgaaaaagaaaaaaattaactgTTTTTTGtatattcaaaattcaaacaactAGCCGAAAGTGAAACAGATGTCCGCCAAAACTTCTTGGGTCACAAATGATGGCATCAGTCCCACTAGAGCCCAGAGGTTTGGGTTTAGTTCGACAGCCTTATGATCTATCCCTAAAACAAGATTCACTAGTAACAATTGCATCTAACTTAAGCCCTTTTTCATAAACGTATTTCTCCCTTGTTTTTCTACCAGAAACAACCAACTAAATCATATCTTCAGTGCTTTGGGCAAAGCTGAAGTCATTTTTATGAATTGACAATTATGTGAAGAAGGAAAATTACACCACTATCAAAATTTTAGCCAAAATGGCCTCTAAAATTTCAAGGAAATGattggaaaagagaaaaaagatagAGTGATGACATAGATATACCTGTGGCATGACATCTATAAGCAGAGTAATAACAGATGACCTCAGATTTGGAAAGACAAATCTCAGCATCATGCCATTGAGACAGGCTTATGTAGACATAAGCAAGATCATGCCATACTTTCAATTCCAAACTCTTAGCACGAGTTCTGCTTCTCTGtcataaatatttcaaaaatagtCACTACCTGAAAGCTTGTCTcacaaagggaaaaaagaaaaaggatttcTTGGAAAGTTGAAGTTAGATGAAGAAAGGACTGTCTTTGGTAATGGAAGCGTATTCACAAAATGGAACCACAATTATCCCCATAATCACAAATTCAGAGCAAAAGAAGATTATAGATTATTCTGACTTTAAAATGCAACATGCGGGGCTAAATCTATAAAAGTATATCTATCTCATTATGACACTAGTTCTTCAACAATATAGCTCAACAACTTTACAGTCACAGTATTAAACAGCAGCATCCAACAGAATGAACCCACTTCTTCCAATATTCTTTCCTGAGGGGAGGAAccttgtcaatttttttttttttttttgggataaggtTGTCAAAATTCTCTCACCTACAGATCATCACTAGCAGATGCCCATCATTCCATCTATACGTCCTGGAAGTCACTTTCAAAATACCAGCTATAAACCTCCCATTTTTATCATATCAAGCTAGTCCATGACTAAAAGCACAATCACAAGATGACATATTCGAAAACTATCTCTAGATCTAGTTTTAACACGAAATCAAATGCATCCAATTCTAGAAGAAACATTTGATTCTTTCATGACCAAGAATCCAATTTAACTCCCAAAACAACAGAAAATGAATAGAGTTTAAGCAAATAAGAGTTCTATGTCAACATATTGGAGCTAATAAATGGGAACACTAATTAACAAACCTTGAGAAGCTTCTTCCCCGAGCCAAAGCTTTTACTCTGAATTTGAAGAACAGCAAGAAGCTGGGTATATGTATCAATGGCACTTTTTAACAGACCCTGTGCAATTTGAAGTTTAGCTTTGGTCCGCAACAGTTCTCCCTGATCCCATTTTCCAGTCTGATCCAGTGCAGCATTAATAACAGTTTCAGCATCCACAAACCGTTTCTGAGCTGATAATATCCGGGCCAGTAATAACCACCCTTTGATATTAGACCCACATTCCAATTTTAGCAAGCGCTTTGCATAATAAAGTGCAGCATCCAACTTCCTTTGGTCAGCATTTTCCAGGCTGAGATGGTAAAGAATATTGGGGTCACTCATTCTTGTCATTCTGCCAGCAGTTTCCAGAGCCTGAACTGCCTCAGATTCTCTTGTTACCCTCTCTGAATCAGCAACAGCAGATTTCGAATGTGTTGAAAACAAGACACCTAATAAAAATTTGGCAATGCTTTCCAATTGATTGCATCCACCATCCAAACTGCCAAGGGCTCTGCAAGCAAAACTTATCCCTTCTTCAGCAAGATTAGGGTTTTCTCCACAAATCTTTGATGCCATCAATAAAGCCGGAACACATTTTGGATCCTTACTCCCACTCAACAATTTTTTAAGTAGATTCAAAGCAACCAAGTCCTCCCCTGCTCCATAATAACAAAGAGCCAGAGTATGGTACCTGTCTTTTCGAAAAATAATTCCAGGAAGCAATTCTTCTACTTGATTAGCTAAAGCCTTCAAATCTCCGGCCACAGATAGAGCAAATGAAAGGTGATCCAGGATTGATGGATCCCACTCAATTCTCTTGAGAGAAACTTTTCTTAATAGTATCATAAACAGAAGTATAGCCTCTTCTATATTGTTTCTGGGGACGAATGAACTGTCCATTTGAGATCGGAGATTTGGGGGGCTTGCTTCACCTCCACAGTACAGAAGAAAGATGGCAAACTCTTTCTGGATTTTTGCTGTACTTACTGCATCAAGATTCCAAGGATAGAGGAGTGCCCGCCTGTATGACAAGATTACTTCATTTGGAGAATCAGCAAGTTTCCATAATTCTGGAAGTAACTCGACAGCCTTGTTTAGAGTCTCCTGCAATTTACAGTCAGCACCAAAGTTTTCAGGCAAGCCTTCTGGTAATGAAGATTCAACTATGTCCAGAATAACTTTGCAAGACTGAGCAGCTTCTGCAAGAATGATTGGAAATATACATTAGCTATTGTATGGTGTTTTGATTGTTAAGCTCAcaaattctttttgtttatttatttatttaatctttcTACC
The Alnus glutinosa chromosome 14, dhAlnGlut1.1, whole genome shotgun sequence genome window above contains:
- the LOC133857209 gene encoding protein NPGR2, encoding MRIKNRVGKQRRGEIRRNLGKIMKCMCSGEQSGAADEMVPSSESLATKDYSETAIFSEAREFEKKLDTGNLEEAESSLRESGCLNYEEARALLGRYEYQKGNIEAALHVFEGIDITAVTPKIKQTLARRGERHKRHSQNYATQPMSIHAASLLLEAVFLKAKSLQGLGRFKEAAQSCKVILDIVESSLPEGLPENFGADCKLQETLNKAVELLPELWKLADSPNEVILSYRRALLYPWNLDAVSTAKIQKEFAIFLLYCGGEASPPNLRSQMDSSFVPRNNIEEAILLFMILLRKVSLKRIEWDPSILDHLSFALSVAGDLKALANQVEELLPGIIFRKDRYHTLALCYYGAGEDLVALNLLKKLLSGSKDPKCVPALLMASKICGENPNLAEEGISFACRALGSLDGGCNQLESIAKFLLGVLFSTHSKSAVADSERVTRESEAVQALETAGRMTRMSDPNILYHLSLENADQRKLDAALYYAKRLLKLECGSNIKGWLLLARILSAQKRFVDAETVINAALDQTGKWDQGELLRTKAKLQIAQGLLKSAIDTYTQLLAVLQIQSKSFGSGKKLLKRSRTRAKSLELKVWHDLAYVYISLSQWHDAEICLSKSEVICYYSAYRCHATGVLYEAKGLYKAALKAFIYALDIDPTHVPSLISTAVVLRQLGNQSHAVVRSLLMNALRLDRTNHSAWYNLGLFYKAKGTASSSLEAAECFEAAAFLEESAPVEPFR